The window TATAAATTCCACCTTAATAGCACTCTCGGAGTTTTCTAGCAAGCGCAATGTCTGTGAATCGAAATTTTCTACCAAATAATAAAAGACCAAATTGTTGTCAGTGATGAAGaccttaaaaataatattactggATCTAGTTGGAAGGGTAATCCTTTAATATCCTGCGTATTTTAATGTTTGACATTCccttttattgttattacacaattaataatttcgaaaaatatataaattggaaatatatgtatattaacaGTTTTTTACAAATGTTTACTAAGAAGAGGGATGGTTTTTTGTGTcacctttttaaaattttttaagctCTAAAATTTTCTACCCTCGTTTTTTTGGCCTAAACCGAATATACCAAGTTttgaaatcaaaatcaaagatTTTTCTACAGAAAAATGGTTTTCTTACAATGCATTGCTTATATTTTTCGAATGTAAGTTTTATACGTTTTAAATAATACGTGGGGGActtaaataaagattttttttttcatttatttatgtgCTTAAcctatatttttgtaaaagtttttaaattgtttgaacTTAAGtagtttttccaaaaacatatattattttaaaaactacttTATGGTATAAGTTTTTGGCGCGTAAACTTTTTACCGCCACCTGGTAACACTACCCGGGGGTGGCAATGGGGGTGGTAGAATGTAATTGACTTTTGATTGCATTCCAAGGCCGAGCAATGAAAACTCGCTAACTTACAGACAATCTCTTATACGAAATAAACACTGTCCGCTCCTTTTCCACTGTTTACACCCGTAATCTGTGCGTTATCATCAGCTGGAGCTATTCAGGGACCATTTGCTGATAACATGAGTGTATGATTACCGCCTGCAGGCCGAGCCGCATCAACATTGTTCCCTCAATCATTAGCGGTCAGTCGTCGCGGAATCTCCCACGGAAAATAGCCGAGAATATGTCGAAACGGGTGCTTTCCATCCAGAGTCATGTGGTCCATGGCTACGTGGGCAACAAAGTGGCCACCTATCCACTGCAGGTCTGCTATCTCTACCTTTAAGGTTAAGATCTCGGAAATTTCCATTAACCCTATTATTTCCACCACCAGTTGCTTGGCTTCGATGTGGATCCATTGAACTCGGTGCAGTTCTCCAATCACACAGGCTACAAGACCTTTAAGGGTCCTGTTTCCAACGAAAAGGAATTGGGTATGTTAACtaattatttagtttttagatTAAACTTTGTACCCTAATTAACTTTAACCTATAATCTCTTACAGCCGCAATATTTGAGGGACTGGAGCAGAACGAATTGCTTCCACTCTATACACATCTGCTGACTGGTTACATCGGGAATCCTCTGTTCCTTCGCCAGGTGGGCGTCATTTTGAAGAAACTGCGGGAGGCGAATCCTAGTCTGGTCTACGTTTGTGATCCGGTAATGGGCGACAACGGGGAGCTCTATGTGCCCAAAGAACTTCTGCCCATCTATAGGGATGAGatcattcccctggcggacatAATTACCCCAAATCAGTATGAGGTGGAACTTCTGACCGAAAAGGAGGTCCGCAGCGAGGAGGCTGTGTGGGAGGCAATGGATTGGTTCCACAAGCGAGGCATTAAAACGGTTGTGATTTCCAGCAGCGATCTCGGCCAGCCATGTGTACTCCGGGCCTTCCTAAGCCAACAGAACGGACCTCGTCTAGCCATCGATATCCCCAAGCAGGGTGGCAAGGATCTGGTCTTCACAGGCACTGGCGACCTCTTCGC of the Drosophila bipectinata strain 14024-0381.07 unplaced genomic scaffold, DbipHiC1v2 scaffold_73, whole genome shotgun sequence genome contains:
- the LOC138927726 gene encoding pyridoxal kinase-like; its protein translation is MITACRPSRINIVPSIISGQSSRNLPRKIAENMSKRVLSIQSHVVHGYVGNKVATYPLQLLGFDVDPLNSVQFSNHTGYKTFKGPVSNEKELAAIFEGLEQNELLPLYTHLLTGYIGNPLFLRQVGVILKKLREANPSLVYVCDPVMGDNGELYVPKELLPIYRDEIIPLADIITPNQYEVELLTEKEVRSEEAVWEAMDWFHKRGIKTVVISSSDLGQPCVLRAFLSQQNGPRLAIDIPKQGGKDLVFTGTGDLFASLFLAHSHGRADVATAFEKTIASLQAVIKKTVAALPNGGAGPVKAAERELKLVASKTEIEKPEVLLKAQRLN